In Desulfuribacillus alkaliarsenatis, the following proteins share a genomic window:
- the dxs gene encoding 1-deoxy-D-xylulose-5-phosphate synthase, with protein MLLQTINHPTTVKEFNLEQKIQLANEIRTFLIEEVSKTGGHLGPNLGVVELTIALHSVFNSPEDKMIWDVGHQSYVHKILTGRWKQFSTLRCYKGLSGFPKCKESEHDVFETGHSSTSISAALGMAYAAKLNNESNHSIAIIGDGAMTGGIALEALNHAGQSDVNLIVILNDNEMSIAQNVGALSNYLTRMRTDPNYSRVKDDIEFILKKIPAIGSKMLKTAERIKDSLKYLFVSGMLFEELGFTYLGPIDGHNLEDLESTLQQAKRKKGPLLVHVITKKGKGYPPAEKNPDLFHGIGKFDIETGQSIKKQAPPSYTKVFGDTIVAIAADEQKIACITAAMPTGTGLTDFSKKYPERFFDVGIAEQHAVTLAAGLAKGGFIPVFAVYSTFLQRGYDQVLHDVCLQNIPVIFAVDRAGLVGQDGETHHGVFDLAYLRHIPNITIMMPKDENELRHMLYTAVQLKGPVVVRYPRLNGNGVDMSEELACLPIGRMEYINRGQDLSIIALGPMLSIAQDVASRLETRDFTVNILNARFVKPLDEETLDALANLGAPIIIIEEHVLQGGLGSAILEYYEQAGRRNLKIKRYGIPDKFIEHGDRLELLSQIGLTAEQITEEISQFLPLKTQHV; from the coding sequence ATGTTGCTACAAACAATAAATCACCCAACGACTGTTAAGGAGTTTAATTTAGAGCAAAAGATACAGTTAGCTAATGAAATTCGCACATTTTTAATTGAGGAAGTATCTAAAACAGGGGGACACCTTGGTCCAAACTTAGGAGTAGTAGAGCTAACAATTGCACTCCATTCTGTATTTAATAGCCCAGAAGATAAAATGATTTGGGATGTTGGTCATCAATCATATGTTCACAAAATACTTACAGGTCGCTGGAAGCAATTTAGCACCTTGCGTTGTTATAAAGGTCTATCTGGATTCCCTAAATGTAAAGAGAGTGAGCACGATGTTTTTGAAACTGGTCATAGTAGCACATCTATATCAGCTGCCTTAGGAATGGCATATGCTGCAAAGCTTAATAATGAAAGCAATCATTCGATTGCCATTATCGGAGATGGTGCAATGACTGGCGGCATTGCTTTAGAAGCCCTTAACCATGCAGGGCAAAGTGATGTAAATCTTATAGTTATATTAAATGATAACGAGATGTCAATCGCCCAAAATGTAGGAGCACTATCCAACTACCTTACAAGAATGAGAACAGATCCTAATTACTCTAGGGTTAAGGATGACATCGAATTTATATTGAAAAAAATCCCAGCTATCGGCAGTAAAATGCTTAAAACAGCAGAACGAATTAAGGATAGTCTGAAATATTTATTTGTATCAGGAATGCTGTTCGAAGAGCTAGGCTTTACATATCTTGGACCTATTGATGGTCATAATTTAGAGGATTTAGAATCTACACTTCAGCAAGCAAAACGAAAAAAGGGTCCACTTCTAGTTCATGTTATAACTAAAAAAGGAAAAGGTTATCCACCAGCAGAGAAAAATCCTGATTTATTCCATGGCATAGGAAAGTTTGACATCGAAACAGGACAATCTATTAAGAAACAAGCTCCTCCAAGCTACACTAAGGTTTTTGGCGATACTATTGTAGCCATTGCAGCAGATGAGCAAAAAATAGCTTGTATAACTGCCGCAATGCCAACTGGAACAGGACTCACGGATTTTTCAAAAAAATATCCTGAGCGCTTTTTTGATGTTGGAATCGCCGAGCAACATGCCGTTACACTGGCAGCAGGCTTAGCTAAGGGTGGCTTCATTCCGGTATTTGCAGTCTATTCGACGTTCTTACAAAGGGGTTATGATCAGGTTTTACACGATGTATGCTTGCAGAATATTCCTGTAATCTTTGCTGTAGACCGCGCTGGACTAGTCGGGCAGGATGGAGAAACACATCATGGAGTTTTTGATTTAGCTTACTTAAGACATATTCCTAATATTACAATAATGATGCCTAAAGACGAAAATGAGCTTCGTCATATGCTATATACTGCTGTACAGCTTAAAGGCCCAGTTGTAGTTCGTTACCCTAGGTTAAATGGAAATGGGGTAGACATGTCTGAAGAGCTGGCATGCTTACCTATTGGTCGTATGGAATATATTAATCGGGGTCAGGATTTGTCAATCATAGCATTAGGGCCTATGTTGTCTATAGCACAAGATGTTGCCTCTAGGCTAGAAACAAGAGATTTCACTGTAAATATTTTGAATGCAAGATTTGTTAAACCATTAGATGAAGAAACATTAGATGCACTAGCTAATTTAGGCGCACCAATAATTATAATCGAAGAACATGTACTACAGGGCGGACTAGGTAGTGCTATCTTAGAGTATTACGAACAAGCTGGGCGTAGAAACTTAAAAATTAAGCGCTACGGAATACCTGATAAGTTTATTGAGCACGGAGACAGACTGGAGTTACTTAGCCAAATTGGTTTGACAGCTGAACAAATTACTGAAGAAATAAGCCAATTTTTGCCTTTAAAGACCCAGCATGTATAA
- a CDS encoding TlyA family RNA methyltransferase, translated as MKKERVDVLLVEQGLLPTREKAKSAVMAGLVYTGSERIDKPGMKIEIDKQLTVKGNIHPYVGRGGLKLEQAIKEFSIKLNDKVMIDIGASTGGFTDCALQNGVGKVYAVDVGYGQLDWKLRNDPRVIVLERTNFRHLEADKLKSGVPNVASIDVSFISLKLIFPKLMEILADGGEVIALIKPQFEAGKDLVGKKGIVRDPHVHKQVLVDVISRAKALGFILKQLTFSPITGGDGNIEFLALFQLQLNTEPEEDQNISNITDQELELFEKVIENAHSCLS; from the coding sequence ATTAAAAAGGAAAGAGTAGATGTATTGTTAGTTGAACAAGGTTTACTGCCTACGAGGGAAAAAGCTAAATCAGCTGTAATGGCAGGACTTGTATATACAGGAAGTGAGCGAATTGACAAGCCGGGTATGAAGATAGAAATAGATAAACAGCTTACTGTTAAAGGAAATATTCACCCTTACGTCGGTAGAGGCGGTCTAAAGCTTGAACAGGCAATAAAGGAGTTTAGTATAAAACTTAATGACAAAGTTATGATTGACATAGGAGCTTCGACGGGCGGGTTTACAGATTGTGCATTGCAAAATGGTGTAGGGAAGGTATACGCTGTAGATGTAGGTTATGGACAGCTAGACTGGAAATTGAGAAACGACCCTAGGGTTATCGTGTTAGAACGAACTAACTTTAGGCATTTAGAAGCTGATAAATTGAAGTCTGGTGTTCCTAACGTTGCATCTATTGATGTTTCATTTATTTCGTTAAAGCTAATTTTCCCTAAATTAATGGAGATTTTAGCAGATGGTGGAGAAGTAATAGCTTTAATTAAGCCACAATTTGAAGCAGGCAAGGATTTAGTTGGGAAAAAAGGAATTGTTAGAGACCCACATGTACATAAGCAGGTTTTAGTGGATGTCATAAGCAGGGCGAAAGCTTTAGGGTTTATTTTGAAGCAATTGACTTTTTCACCTATAACAGGTGGGGATGGCAATATAGAATTTTTGGCTTTATTTCAACTACAATTAAATACTGAACCAGAAGAAGACCAAAATATTAGTAATATAACTGATCAAGAATTAGAGTTGTTTGAAAAAGTTATAGAAAATGCCCATTCATGTCTTAGTTAA
- a CDS encoding NAD(+)/NADH kinase produces the protein MKRIGLIVNKSKPKGWIVARQLIKSLEQRGIKVVIDNIVAEQLGRSDLGISLMEIPKQVDIIFVLGGDGTLLGIARDFAAYEIPLLGINVGNMGFLSESEPEDLEITIDKIINGEYYIENRMMLQAQVVRSGQVVKDFLALNDVGIAKGAFSRMIEIIMFIEDKFLGSYKGDGLIVASPTGSTAYSLSAGGPIVVPDADLILLTPICPHSLKVRPMIISGATTIRTKLNATHNDIGLTIDGQLGFKLEVDDVIILRKSQHKTRLIRWDEHNFFEVVRQKLHN, from the coding sequence GTGAAACGCATAGGTCTAATAGTTAACAAAAGTAAGCCAAAGGGCTGGATTGTAGCTAGACAGCTTATAAAAAGCTTGGAGCAACGAGGGATTAAAGTTGTTATCGATAATATAGTAGCAGAGCAGCTAGGTAGAAGCGATTTAGGAATATCTTTAATGGAGATTCCTAAACAGGTTGATATTATATTCGTCCTCGGCGGGGATGGGACGTTGTTAGGTATTGCAAGGGACTTTGCTGCTTATGAAATACCGTTATTAGGAATCAATGTAGGGAATATGGGCTTTCTATCTGAATCAGAACCAGAGGACTTAGAAATTACAATTGATAAAATCATTAACGGAGAATATTACATAGAAAATCGAATGATGCTACAGGCTCAGGTAGTGCGTTCAGGGCAAGTAGTTAAAGATTTTCTAGCATTAAACGATGTTGGTATTGCTAAAGGTGCCTTTAGTCGCATGATAGAAATTATTATGTTTATTGAGGATAAATTTCTGGGGTCATATAAGGGGGACGGATTAATTGTAGCCTCACCTACTGGCTCAACGGCATATTCCCTATCGGCGGGTGGGCCTATTGTAGTTCCAGATGCGGATTTAATCCTACTAACGCCAATATGCCCTCATTCATTAAAGGTTCGCCCGATGATTATTTCAGGAGCAACAACTATTCGTACTAAGCTAAATGCCACACATAATGACATTGGACTTACAATTGACGGTCAGCTAGGGTTCAAACTTGAGGTGGATGATGTAATTATTTTGCGAAAATCACAGCATAAAACACGCCTTATTCGATGGGATGAGCATAATTTTTTTGAGGTTGTAAGACAAAAGCTACACAACTAA
- the ahrC gene encoding transcriptional regulator AhrC/ArgR has product MMKGQRHLRIRELVKEKDIETQDELVTELKRLGFKATQATVSRDIKELQLIKVPTATGRYIYSLASEQPFNPQQKIKRVLVDSFVSLDKAENLIVMKTLPGHANALGSLIDGLGWDGIIGTICGDDTILIIAKDKQVAQLVEQQFLDML; this is encoded by the coding sequence ATTATGAAAGGTCAAAGGCACTTAAGAATTAGGGAGCTAGTAAAGGAAAAAGATATCGAAACACAGGATGAGCTTGTAACTGAATTAAAGCGTCTGGGTTTTAAGGCGACACAAGCGACGGTTTCGCGCGACATTAAAGAGCTACAGCTAATAAAAGTACCTACAGCTACTGGTAGATACATTTATTCATTAGCCTCGGAACAACCATTTAACCCACAACAGAAAATAAAACGGGTTTTAGTCGATAGCTTTGTATCCTTAGATAAAGCTGAGAATTTGATTGTGATGAAAACCTTGCCAGGTCACGCTAATGCCCTAGGCTCGTTAATTGACGGGCTAGGATGGGACGGAATTATAGGAACCATCTGCGGTGATGATACCATTCTCATAATTGCTAAGGATAAGCAAGTTGCACAACTAGTGGAGCAGCAATTTCTAGATATGCTATAA
- the recN gene encoding DNA repair protein RecN translates to MLQELAVKNFGLIEDMKISFQNGFHVITGETGAGKSMIIDALNVIVGGRASSDLIRYGCETAYVEALFIISDEIINKINDYGIDADSNDLIVAREIKIQGKSTCRINGKLVTVHFLKEIMEPFIDLHGQHEHQKLLHTKEHLRLLDGYGKTELNEQLLIVKNLFFDYKRLLTEFNEIHKNEQDASQRIEFLKFQVQDLTQLNLSEGEEEELENKKKILSNQEKLFKNAHLVKAYLKDGTNEGLGASELIHQAMLCLQEIAKIDSKYNEQIAILENVTVSLEDVALEAGKTLDSEATEEDINSIEARLFELQQVKRKYRKDIPQLIIYMQQLEDELHKLENKDSLAKDLQDKLLNLKQEFVKQAKLLTKLRKHVAEQMEVAMKDELKQLSLPKVNFEISFIELDEPQHTGIDAIEFLFSANPGEPLRPLAKIASGGELSRIMLAFKNLLANIDCTPTVIFDEVDTGVSGLAAQKIAEKLAAISRNRQVFCVTHMPQIAAMSDVHMFIKKDFQSNKTITKLEILDDEEITKELGRMISGENITTSTLKHAQEMRKIANNFKKIIANDNLK, encoded by the coding sequence ATGTTACAGGAATTAGCCGTGAAAAATTTCGGTCTTATTGAGGATATGAAAATTTCTTTTCAAAATGGCTTTCACGTAATAACAGGTGAAACAGGCGCTGGTAAATCTATGATAATTGACGCATTAAACGTTATTGTTGGTGGAAGAGCTTCCAGTGATTTAATTAGATATGGATGTGAAACTGCCTATGTAGAAGCTTTATTTATTATTTCAGACGAAATTATCAATAAAATTAATGATTACGGAATTGATGCTGATTCCAATGATTTGATAGTAGCTCGAGAAATTAAAATTCAAGGTAAAAGTACTTGTAGAATTAACGGAAAATTAGTTACGGTCCATTTTTTAAAGGAAATTATGGAACCATTTATTGATTTGCATGGACAGCATGAACATCAAAAATTACTACATACTAAAGAACATCTCCGACTTTTAGACGGCTATGGAAAAACAGAGCTTAATGAACAATTACTTATTGTAAAGAATTTATTTTTTGATTATAAAAGATTATTGACGGAATTCAATGAAATTCATAAGAATGAGCAGGATGCCTCCCAAAGAATAGAGTTTCTGAAATTTCAAGTTCAAGACCTTACTCAACTGAACTTAAGTGAGGGCGAAGAGGAAGAATTAGAAAATAAGAAAAAAATCCTTAGTAATCAAGAAAAACTATTTAAAAACGCCCATTTGGTTAAAGCATATCTTAAAGATGGAACCAATGAAGGACTAGGTGCAAGCGAGCTAATTCATCAAGCCATGCTTTGCTTGCAAGAGATAGCGAAGATAGATAGTAAATATAACGAGCAAATAGCTATTTTAGAAAATGTTACGGTCTCCCTTGAAGATGTTGCACTTGAAGCTGGTAAGACATTAGATAGTGAAGCTACTGAGGAAGATATTAACAGCATAGAGGCGCGCTTATTTGAGCTGCAGCAGGTAAAACGTAAGTATCGTAAAGATATTCCCCAACTAATTATTTATATGCAGCAGCTAGAAGATGAACTACATAAATTAGAGAATAAGGATAGTCTTGCTAAGGATTTACAGGACAAACTTTTAAACTTAAAACAGGAATTTGTAAAACAAGCTAAGTTACTTACAAAGTTGCGCAAGCACGTAGCGGAACAGATGGAAGTAGCTATGAAGGATGAGCTTAAGCAATTATCTTTACCGAAAGTCAATTTTGAGATATCTTTTATAGAATTAGATGAACCACAACATACAGGAATAGATGCAATTGAATTTCTATTCTCAGCAAACCCAGGAGAACCTTTACGTCCTCTCGCAAAAATTGCCTCAGGTGGTGAGTTATCTAGGATTATGCTTGCTTTCAAAAATTTATTGGCAAATATCGACTGCACTCCAACTGTTATATTCGATGAGGTAGATACAGGTGTTAGCGGTTTAGCTGCCCAAAAAATTGCCGAAAAGCTTGCAGCAATTTCTAGGAATCGTCAGGTATTTTGCGTTACACATATGCCGCAAATTGCAGCCATGAGTGATGTTCATATGTTTATAAAAAAAGATTTTCAATCTAACAAAACAATTACAAAGCTTGAAATTCTAGATGATGAGGAAATTACCAAGGAATTAGGAAGAATGATTAGTGGAGAAAATATAACAACTAGTACTTTAAAGCACGCTCAAGAAATGCGAAAAATTGCAAATAATTTCAAAAAAATTATAGCTAATGATAATTTAAAGTAG
- the spoIVB gene encoding SpoIVB peptidase, whose amino-acid sequence MYRKTKKIIGLILAIVVVTGALSTPFQEFSSIPLQLRLFEGQMANLNVSSLIETVLDDNQEVIAVSGTEIQTLRTGMTDITFKLFGLLPIKRVQVQVLPETKLYPGGHSIGVKLKSEGVMVVGFYLVDVEDKKVSPGEQANLRVGDYILSINGQKVSDVSSITNFVDGNRKLEMEVKRNDRIFTTTVEPQLDSKTNNHRLGLYIRDSAAGVGTLTFYDPKTNMYGALGHVITDMDTGQPIEVGSGEIFSSRVTSIDKGQKGKPGEKKCTIGSDSDRLGNILANNSLGIYGKLTDIPNDYFGDAPLPIALAHDVKTGPAHIYTVVKGEKVERFDIEIVNVIPQRFSSTKGMVIRVTDERLLAITGGIIQGMSGSPIIQDGKIVGAVTHVFVNDPTMGYGCYIEWMLKEAIENKDINKAA is encoded by the coding sequence TTGTATAGAAAAACAAAAAAAATTATCGGCTTAATCTTAGCAATCGTAGTAGTTACAGGCGCTTTAAGTACCCCATTTCAAGAATTTAGCTCGATTCCACTACAATTAAGGCTGTTTGAAGGACAGATGGCAAACCTCAATGTATCTTCTTTGATTGAGACAGTTCTGGATGATAATCAAGAAGTAATAGCGGTTAGTGGTACTGAGATTCAAACATTGAGAACAGGCATGACAGATATTACCTTTAAATTGTTTGGCTTACTACCTATAAAGAGAGTTCAAGTACAGGTGCTGCCAGAAACCAAATTATATCCAGGTGGTCATTCCATAGGTGTTAAACTAAAATCAGAAGGTGTTATGGTTGTAGGCTTTTACCTGGTAGATGTTGAGGACAAAAAAGTGTCACCTGGTGAGCAAGCAAATCTTCGAGTAGGCGATTACATTCTTAGCATTAATGGCCAGAAGGTTAGTGATGTATCTTCAATAACAAACTTTGTCGATGGTAATCGAAAATTAGAAATGGAAGTTAAGCGAAATGACCGTATCTTTACGACTACAGTAGAACCACAGTTAGATAGTAAGACTAATAACCATCGTTTAGGTTTATACATTAGAGATTCAGCTGCTGGCGTAGGTACTTTAACGTTTTATGATCCTAAGACAAATATGTATGGAGCTTTAGGTCATGTTATTACTGATATGGATACGGGTCAGCCTATTGAAGTTGGTTCTGGTGAAATTTTCTCATCAAGGGTAACTTCAATAGATAAGGGACAAAAGGGAAAACCTGGTGAGAAGAAATGTACAATCGGAAGTGATAGCGACAGGCTAGGAAACATCTTGGCAAACAATTCTTTAGGTATCTACGGAAAGCTGACGGACATTCCTAATGACTATTTTGGTGATGCACCCCTCCCAATAGCTTTGGCTCATGATGTTAAAACGGGACCAGCGCACATATACACAGTAGTAAAGGGAGAGAAAGTCGAAAGGTTTGACATTGAAATTGTTAATGTAATTCCACAACGTTTCTCTTCAACTAAAGGAATGGTTATCAGGGTAACTGATGAAAGACTCCTTGCTATAACAGGAGGTATTATTCAAGGTATGAGCGGAAGCCCTATAATTCAAGACGGTAAAATTGTCGGTGCTGTAACCCATGTATTTGTAAATGACCCTACAATGGGATACGGTTGTTATATTGAATGGATGCTAAAGGAAGCAATCGAGAACAAGGATATCAATAAAGCTGCATAG
- the spo0A gene encoding sporulation transcription factor Spo0A: protein MEVTKVLLVDDNQEFCSTLANYVNEQEDMEVVGLGYNGNQALQILEKEQPDVLILDIIMPHLDGLGVLEELRRSGKFSNLRIIMLTAFGQEHITKRAIDLGADYFILKPFDMEVLINRIRQITNSSMPQQASIGAQTINTSFAPKQKVGDVKTAVTKIIHEIGVPAHIKGYTFLREAIMLVYEDQELLGCITKILYPQIAEEHNTTPPRVERAIRHAIEVAWNRGNLDILKSYFGHTINATKSKPTNSEFIAMVADKLRLENAV from the coding sequence GTGGAAGTAACAAAAGTACTGCTAGTGGATGATAATCAAGAATTTTGTAGTACTCTTGCTAATTATGTTAATGAGCAAGAGGATATGGAGGTGGTAGGGTTAGGTTACAATGGTAATCAAGCTCTTCAAATATTAGAGAAAGAACAGCCAGATGTTCTAATCTTAGATATTATTATGCCACACTTAGACGGACTTGGAGTGCTTGAAGAGCTTAGAAGAAGTGGCAAGTTTTCCAACCTTAGAATTATAATGTTAACTGCTTTTGGTCAAGAACATATTACAAAAAGGGCTATCGATTTAGGAGCTGATTATTTCATACTTAAGCCGTTTGATATGGAAGTGCTGATAAATAGAATCAGACAAATAACTAACAGCTCCATGCCGCAACAAGCAAGTATTGGTGCACAAACGATAAATACATCCTTCGCTCCAAAACAAAAAGTAGGCGATGTTAAGACTGCAGTCACCAAAATAATCCATGAAATTGGAGTCCCAGCACATATTAAAGGCTATACATTTTTGCGTGAGGCAATCATGTTAGTTTATGAAGACCAAGAACTACTAGGTTGCATAACCAAAATTCTATATCCACAAATAGCCGAAGAGCATAACACTACCCCGCCAAGAGTTGAGCGTGCAATTAGACACGCAATTGAAGTTGCATGGAATCGTGGCAATTTAGATATTTTAAAATCATATTTTGGCCATACCATTAATGCAACTAAATCCAAACCCACCAATTCCGAGTTTATCGCTATGGTTGCAGATAAATTAAGGCTTGAGAACGCTGTATAA
- a CDS encoding universal stress protein translates to MFNRILFPTSGSPIAPKMAKMICQLIKEDTEREVLILTVAQIPSMPSNVSMLLDHAGVHVEDVVLEDIKERVEKVTTIFEENDIPYKVKIASGEPINTILKEADNFKADLLILGHHGESTFTDFLFKGNITVQLINEANCPVMVVK, encoded by the coding sequence GTGTTTAATCGAATTTTATTCCCAACTAGTGGATCACCTATTGCACCTAAGATGGCTAAGATGATTTGCCAACTTATAAAAGAAGACACAGAAAGGGAGGTTCTGATACTTACAGTAGCACAAATTCCAAGTATGCCTTCTAATGTTAGTATGTTGCTTGACCATGCAGGCGTGCATGTTGAGGATGTAGTTCTAGAGGATATTAAGGAACGTGTTGAAAAAGTAACAACAATCTTCGAAGAAAATGACATTCCTTATAAAGTAAAAATAGCTTCTGGTGAGCCAATTAACACAATTCTAAAAGAAGCTGATAACTTTAAGGCAGACTTATTAATCCTTGGGCATCACGGCGAGAGTACGTTTACAGATTTCTTATTCAAAGGAAATATCACAGTCCAGCTTATTAACGAGGCTAATTGCCCAGTTATGGTTGTGAAGTAA